Within Methanobrevibacter sp., the genomic segment TAAAGCAAGCAATGCAATGCCTACCAAAAAGATCACATGTTATAAATGTGGTGGAACCGAAGGTGTTTGGTGGGTTGTACAAACAAGATCTGCAGATGAAGCACCAACATACTTTATTCGCTGTACAAACTGCGGGAATACTTGGAGACAATCCAACTAATTTGATTTATCCGTATTCTAATTTCATTCATTCATTTTTTTAATTTTTTTATTAAAATTTATCTAATTTTTTCAATCAT encodes:
- a CDS encoding transcription factor S produces the protein MEFCPDCGSVLLPKNGKLKCSCGYESDLDDKENYKVEGEINPQMEVLVTDKASNAMPTKKITCYKCGGTEGVWWVVQTRSADEAPTYFIRCTNCGNTWRQSN